The Psilocybe cubensis strain MGC-MH-2018 chromosome 7, whole genome shotgun sequence genome has a window encoding:
- a CDS encoding Isonitrile hydratase, with amino-acid sequence MSPKVFNMGLILIQPEFQWLDASGPVDYINNHSRAMISHLHLPGDITDKAPIINWHYISSDLTPVQPTSGPLQVPTCTFATCPPLDFIVVPGPDPTAQASKEFTEFIQQRVADPGLRGLLMVCTASLMVAQTGVLDGHQACTAKVALKAFSQAGILNKSVKWVGDRRWVVDGKLWSAAGITSGIDLAAEFARVYFDPVIVQLAKDAAEYEPKPAYPDPFARLLDGVEL; translated from the coding sequence ATGTCTCCGAAAGTCTTCAACATGGGTCTCATCCTAATCCAACCCGAATTCCAATGGCTCGACGCCTCCGGGCCCGTCGACTACATCAACAACCACTCCCGAGCCATGATATCGCACCTCCATCTCCCCGGCGACATCACCGACAAGGCGCCCATAATCAACTGGCACTACATCTCCTCCGACCTCACGCCCGTGCAACCAACCTCTGGCCCGCTGCAGGTCCCGACATGCACGTTCGCTACGTGCCCACCGTTAGACTTTATCGTTGTTCCGGGGCCTGACCCCACGGCTCAGGCGTCAAAGGAATTCACCGAGTTTATCCAGCAGCGCGTTGCTGATCCAGGACTTCGCGGTCTGCTTATGGTCTGCACTGCTTCGCTAATGGTCGCGCAAACGGGCGTTCTTGACGGGCACCAAGCGTGCACGGCAAAGGTCGCGCTGAAAGCTTTCTCCCAAGCAGGCATACTTAACAAGAGCGTCAAGTGGGTAGGCGATCGGCGCTGGGTCGTCGACGGAAAGCTGTGGAGCGCGGCGGGAATCACGTCGGGCATTGACCTCGCGGCTGAATTTGCGAGGGTGTATTTTGACCCAGTTATTGTGCAGTTAGCGAAGGATGCGGCGGAGTATGAGCCCAAGCCTGCATATCCAGATCCGTTTGCGAGGTTGTTGGATGGTGTAGAGTTGTAG